One window of Myxocyprinus asiaticus isolate MX2 ecotype Aquarium Trade chromosome 4, UBuf_Myxa_2, whole genome shotgun sequence genomic DNA carries:
- the LOC127440013 gene encoding gametogenetin-binding protein 2-like, whose translation MAHLVAVCRDGEEDYLFLARQIPLYIDDALTMVMEFPDSILDFNSHQINSSQMKQFVEHHSMLKQQDLNMALMVMSREVFSALSQLVPCVGCRRSVERLFSQLTDSGYFALEPLTVGSSGVLSVTQACLTDPRKLYTLFYVHGSKLNNIIDAIPKSKKNKRCQLHSLDTHKPKPLGGSWMDVWELMSQECRDEVVLIDSSSLLETLETYLRKHRFCTDCKNKVLRAYNILVGDLDCSKEKGYCAALYEGLRCCPHERHIHICCETDFIAHLLGRAEPEFAGGYERRERHAKTIDVAQEEVLTCLGIHLYERLHRIWQKLRAEEQTWQMLFYLGIDALRKSFEMAVERVQGISRLEQLCEELSEEERAKELKQEKKRQKRKNRRKNKCGFDMTEQETEGEKNKSLDEGSSESVDSGCKSCGSGEESGGSMEVIMTRENSPCTCPAASILHSPKTKKALLPHSNGSDCGYCSSMDGSEMGSREGSDVACTEGMCNHDETGEYSCSHHCLEEKEEDAVDSCVECWANLEENTKGKNKKKKRKNKGSLCRSDHVSNSEESCVSDSSRGSASHESSSSSSHLCRSKDTPCCESSASSRHHHGPHLSPDTCGDSSTKSLIELLKESEVTSEDENCLTQDEIQSFVENNKSFYRTRDQYRQHLKDRFTKYCRSNLCSGEWLPTTSVN comes from the exons ATGGCACATCTGGTAGCTGTCTGCAGGGACGGGGAAGAGGACTATCTTTTCCTTGCACGCCAGATTCCCCTTTACATCGATGACGCACTTACG ATGGTGATGGAATTTCCTGACAGTATTCTGGACTTTAACAGCCATCAGATCAACAGTTCACAAATGAAGCAGTTTGTCGAG CACCACAGTATGCTGAAGCAGCAGGACCTGAACATGGCGTTGATGGTGATGTCACGCGAGGTGTTCAGCGCTCTGTCACAGCTGGTGCCATGTGTGGGCTGCCGGCGCAGCGTGGAGCGTCTGTTCTCTCAGCTCACAGACTCTGGATACTTTGCCCTGGAGCCTCTCACTGTAGGATCTTCTGGAGTGTTGTCAGTCACACAGGCATGTCTCACAGACCCCAGGAAACTCTACACACTCTTTTATGTTCATGG GTCAAAGTTGAACAACATAATTGATGCCATCCCAAAGAGTAAAAAGAACAAGCGCTGCCAGCTTCACTCGTTAGACACGCATAAACCCAAGCCATTAGG GGGCAGCTGGATGGACGTGTGGGAGCTGATGTCACAGGAGTGTCGTGATGAGGTAGTCTTGATTGACAGCTCTTCTCTACTAGAAACTCTGGAGACGTACCTGCGAAAACACAG GTTCTGTACCGACTGTAAAAACAAGGTTCTGAGAGCATATAACATCCTGGTGGGAGATCTGGACTGCAGTAAAGAGAAGGGTTACTGTGCGGCTCTATACGAGGGTTTACGCTGCTGTCCGCATGAGCGGCACATTCACATCTGCTGTGAGACCGACTTCATTGCTCACTTACTTGGCCGAGCAGAACCAGAGTTCGCAGGAGGTTACGA GCGTAGAGAGAGACACGCAAAGACCATAGACGTCGCACAGGAGGAGGTGTTGACGTGTCTAGGAATTCATCTGTACGAGCGACTGCACAGAATCTGGCAGAAGCTGCGGGCAGAGGAGCAGACGTGGCAAATGCTCTTCTATCTTGGCATTGACGCTCTACGAAAAAGCTTCGAG ATGGCGGTGGAAAGGGTGCAGGGCATCAGCAGGTTGGAGCAGCTCTGCGAGGAACTGTCTGAAGAGGAGAGAGCAAAAGAACTCAAACAGGAGAAAAAGAGGCAAAAACGCAAGAACAGACGTAAAAACAAGTGTGGCTTTGATATGACCGAACAAGAAACGGAGGGGGAGAAGAACAAAAGTCTTGATGAG GGTTCATCCGAGTCTGTTGACAGTGGTTGTAAGTCCTGTGGTAGTGGTGAGGAGTCTGGGGGGAGCATGGAGGTCATCATGACCAGAGAGAACTCCCCCTGTACCTGCCCTGCAGCTTCCATCCTGCACTCCCCCAAAACTAAGAAAG CACTGTTACCTCACAGCAATGGCAGCGACTGTGGCTACTGCTCCAGTATGGACGGCAGTGAGATGGGCTCTAGAGAGGGCTCAGATGTGGCCTGCACTGAGGGCATGTGTAACCATGATGAAACGG GTGAATATTCATGTAGTCACCACTGTTTGGAGGAGAAAGAGGAGGATGCTGTGGACAGCTGTGTGGAGTGTTGGGCCAACTTGGAAGAAAACACAAAGGGcaagaataaaaagaagaaaagaaaaaacaagggCTCACTGTGCAGGAGTGATCAT GTATCTAACTCAGAGGAGAGCTGTGTATCTGACAGCAGTAGAGGATCTGCCAGCCACGAGTCTTCCTCCTCTTCATCTCATCTGTGCAGAAGCAAAGACACACCGTGCTGTGAATCCTCAGCTAGCAGCAGACATCATCACGGTCCACATCTCTCACCAGACACCTGTGGAGACAGCAGTACCAAGAGCCTCATTGAGTTACTG AAGGAATCCGAAGTGACCTCAGAAGACGAGAACTGTCTGACACAGGACGAGATCCAGTCGTTCGTAGAGAACAACAAATCCTTCTACCGCACGCGGGACCAGTACAGACAGCACCTGAAAGACCGCTTCACCAAATATTGCCGCTCGAACTTGTGTAGCGGAGAGTGGCTGCCCACCACCAGCGTCAACTAG